In Candidatus Margulisiibacteriota bacterium, one genomic interval encodes:
- a CDS encoding deoxyguanosinetriphosphate triphosphohydrolase, whose protein sequence is MFDRQYFENREIRELKPYAIYAKNSLGRHFSEEQDEQRTCFQRDRDRIVHSKAFRRLKHKTQVFVSHENDHFRTRLTHTLEVCQIARHLARVLGGNEDLVESIALAHDLGHTPFGHAGEEMLDELLVNHGGFEHNNQSKRVVELLENKYPLFLGLNLTVELLEGLMKHHTPFDNPQNLAEEDLIHPSMEAQIVNLADQLAYINHDLDDGLASGILDHDELTAEVELWREAQIVNEHKFTNLSDEQKRFLNVRYLINVMIRESLENSEKLISGFNIQTLEDVYRCDRILIDYTNEFKSKLKIMQKYLYDKFYSDYRVLQMSFKGKNVIKELFHYYLANSQDLPEEMRKKIGSEGFSLHRVIADHIALMTDNYVLSEHSRLVLGC, encoded by the coding sequence GTGTTTGACCGACAGTATTTTGAAAATAGAGAAATTCGAGAATTAAAACCATACGCAATTTATGCAAAGAACTCATTGGGTCGTCATTTTTCTGAGGAGCAAGACGAGCAAAGGACTTGTTTTCAGAGGGATAGAGACAGAATAGTCCATTCAAAAGCATTCCGTAGACTTAAACATAAAACACAGGTATTTGTTTCACATGAGAATGACCATTTTAGAACAAGATTAACTCATACGCTTGAGGTTTGCCAGATAGCTAGACATCTTGCTCGAGTTCTTGGGGGTAATGAAGATTTGGTTGAATCCATCGCACTTGCTCATGATTTAGGACATACACCTTTTGGTCATGCTGGTGAAGAAATGTTAGATGAGTTGTTGGTTAATCATGGAGGGTTTGAGCATAATAATCAGAGTAAGCGAGTAGTAGAGCTGTTAGAAAATAAATATCCCTTATTTCTGGGGCTTAATTTGACAGTAGAACTTTTGGAAGGGCTGATGAAGCATCACACACCTTTTGATAATCCACAGAATCTTGCTGAAGAAGACTTGATCCACCCATCTATGGAGGCACAGATAGTCAATTTGGCAGACCAGTTGGCGTATATTAATCATGACTTGGATGATGGCTTGGCCTCTGGGATATTAGACCATGATGAGCTGACAGCCGAAGTTGAGCTATGGAGAGAAGCGCAAATAGTAAACGAACATAAATTTACCAATCTGAGTGATGAACAAAAACGGTTCTTAAACGTTCGTTATTTAATAAATGTTATGATTCGAGAATCTTTAGAAAATAGCGAGAAACTTATTTCAGGTTTTAATATACAAACATTGGAAGACGTTTATCGTTGTGACAGGATTTTGATTGATTATACAAACGAGTTCAAGTCTAAACTAAAAATTATGCAAAAGTATTTATATGATAAATTTTATTCTGACTATAGGGTTTTACAAATGTCTTTTAAAGGGAAAAACGTGATAAAAGAGTTATTTCATTATTATTTAGCAAATAGTCAGGATTTGCCTGAGGAGATGAGAAAAAAAATTGGTTCAGAAGGCTTCTCTTTGCATAGGGTTATCGCCGACCACATTGCTTT
- a CDS encoding chemotaxis protein CheW, translated as MNSKKESMLNDEKNDELLQFVTFFIGEELYGVDIYKVREVIKLIDITTVPRSNEYVVGVINLRGQVIPVIDLRLRLSLLAREFDKHTRIIISEVKGKNVGMIVDRMNKVERVQESKMKKETNVISSIDSDFVDRIGKIGDNIMVVIDLELLFGKM; from the coding sequence ATGAACAGTAAAAAAGAATCTATGCTAAATGATGAAAAAAACGACGAACTGTTGCAGTTTGTAACTTTTTTTATAGGTGAAGAATTATATGGCGTTGATATTTATAAAGTTAGAGAAGTCATTAAATTAATAGACATAACAACTGTTCCCAGAAGTAATGAGTATGTAGTCGGTGTAATTAATTTAAGGGGACAAGTTATCCCAGTCATTGACTTAAGGTTGAGATTATCCTTGTTAGCTCGTGAATTTGATAAGCATACACGAATAATAATTTCAGAAGTAAAAGGTAAGAATGTTGGCATGATTGTTGATAGGATGAATAAGGTTGAGAGGGTGCAAGAAAGTAAGATGAAAAAGGAGACCAATGTTATCTCAAGTATAGATTCTGATTTTGTCGATAGAATAGGTAAAATCGGAGATAATATTATGGTTGTTATTGATCTAGAGTTATTGTTTGGGAAAATGTAG